The following proteins come from a genomic window of Rhodoligotrophos sp. CJ14:
- the pdxY gene encoding pyridoxal kinase produces MSSQVVRGHVGNSAAVPALRALGHEVWPLPTIILSNHPAHGATAATAIKPDDLDAMLSRLAEFGWLDELDAVFAGYFRDPGQVAVTARHIESLKRKKPALKTFIDPIIGDDPRGLYVPLPVAEAIRDRLLPLADIIAPNRFELSWLAGMEVENLAQARTAAARLPTPEIIVTSFTQREGVLSNLLITSDRVLAAHTRRRPQVPQGTGDLLSSLTLGHLLNGYNVSESLGRAVAGIEVVLDATGTRDELALTAALPQLATISPATVESA; encoded by the coding sequence ATATCATCTCAGGTCGTCCGTGGGCATGTGGGCAATTCGGCGGCTGTTCCGGCACTGCGCGCGCTCGGTCATGAGGTCTGGCCGCTGCCGACCATCATTCTGTCCAATCATCCAGCCCATGGCGCAACCGCAGCGACTGCGATCAAGCCGGACGATCTCGACGCCATGCTCTCGAGGCTTGCCGAATTCGGCTGGCTTGACGAGCTTGATGCAGTTTTTGCCGGCTATTTCCGGGACCCGGGCCAGGTTGCGGTCACCGCTCGACACATCGAGAGCCTGAAGCGCAAGAAGCCCGCCCTCAAGACCTTCATCGATCCCATTATCGGCGATGATCCTCGCGGCCTCTACGTGCCTTTGCCTGTGGCCGAGGCCATTCGCGACCGGCTGCTGCCGCTGGCCGATATCATCGCGCCGAACCGGTTCGAGCTGTCCTGGCTGGCCGGAATGGAGGTTGAGAATCTTGCCCAGGCGCGCACGGCAGCTGCCCGCCTGCCGACACCGGAGATCATCGTCACCTCCTTCACACAGAGGGAAGGCGTGCTGTCCAACCTGCTGATCACTTCAGACAGGGTGCTGGCCGCCCATACTCGGCGCCGGCCGCAAGTGCCGCAGGGCACCGGTGATCTCCTGTCGAGCCTCACCCTTGGTCACTTGCTGAACGGATATAATGTAAGCGAAAGCCTCGGCCGGGCCGTCGCAGGTATCGAGGTTGTACTCGACGCGACCGGCACCCGTGATGAACTGGCATTGACCGCGGCGCTTCCTCAGCTCGCCACCATATCCCCGGCAACCGTCGAGTCCGCCTGA
- a CDS encoding branched-chain amino acid ABC transporter permease: MSMASNTATSTIRRPALPDFLTVAGLELGAAAFLRQFLVAEDWPIIVGILAAMGAAFVLLQLKPQIEERIIESFARCRTFALLLGAVIVIGAPFTMADNSYALHLLIIALLYAVLALALNFQLGSANIPNFATGASYGIGAYASALVAIHFDVSFWLALPFAAVVATIFGFLLGIPSMRTRESYLALVTIAFGVVIHQLLNNFEWTGGPNGLVGIPAPSLFGHSFASPIEIFGFSLPSQVNFYYLSALLVVIAIISARRLHESRVGLAWNALRNDELAARCQGINVTWYKVLAFAVDAFLAAFAGTIYAFYVSFISPDNFTFLVSVTIMTMVIVGGMDNILGVIVGAFLLTLLPEKLRVFSDYRILFFGIVVIIFLIIRPQGLFPQRLRRYGGEG, encoded by the coding sequence ATGTCCATGGCCTCCAATACAGCCACATCCACCATTCGCCGGCCAGCGCTGCCCGACTTCTTGACCGTGGCCGGCCTGGAGCTTGGCGCGGCCGCCTTCCTGCGCCAGTTCCTGGTGGCGGAGGACTGGCCGATCATCGTCGGCATTCTCGCGGCCATGGGCGCAGCTTTTGTCCTGCTGCAGCTCAAGCCTCAGATCGAGGAGCGGATCATCGAGAGCTTTGCGCGCTGCCGCACCTTCGCCCTCCTGCTGGGTGCGGTGATCGTGATCGGCGCGCCCTTCACCATGGCCGACAACAGCTATGCGCTTCATCTGCTGATCATCGCGCTGCTCTATGCCGTGCTGGCCCTCGCCCTCAACTTTCAGCTCGGCAGCGCCAATATCCCGAATTTCGCAACCGGCGCCTCCTATGGCATCGGCGCCTATGCCTCGGCTCTCGTGGCGATCCACTTCGATGTGAGCTTCTGGCTGGCTTTGCCCTTCGCTGCCGTGGTCGCGACCATTTTCGGCTTTCTCCTGGGTATCCCCTCCATGCGGACGCGAGAGAGCTATCTCGCGCTCGTCACCATCGCCTTTGGTGTGGTCATCCACCAATTGCTCAACAATTTCGAATGGACCGGCGGCCCGAACGGCCTCGTTGGCATTCCCGCGCCGAGCCTCTTTGGTCATTCCTTTGCCTCACCCATCGAGATCTTCGGGTTCTCGCTGCCCTCGCAGGTGAACTTCTATTATCTCTCCGCCCTGCTGGTGGTCATCGCGATCATCTCCGCCCGCCGCCTGCATGAGAGCCGCGTGGGCCTGGCCTGGAACGCGCTGCGCAACGACGAGCTTGCCGCCCGTTGCCAGGGCATCAATGTCACCTGGTACAAGGTGCTGGCCTTTGCGGTCGATGCGTTCCTCGCAGCCTTCGCGGGCACGATCTACGCCTTCTATGTCAGCTTCATCTCGCCCGACAACTTCACCTTCCTTGTCTCCGTCACCATCATGACCATGGTGATCGTTGGCGGCATGGACAATATCCTTGGCGTGATCGTGGGCGCCTTCCTGCTGACACTCTTGCCCGAAAAGCTGCGCGTCTTCTCCGATTATCGCATCCTCTTCTTCGGCATTGTCGTCATCATCTTCCTCATCATCCGGCCGCAGGGCCTGTTCCCGCAGCGTCTGCGGCGCTATGGGGGTGAAGGATGA
- a CDS encoding ABC transporter ATP-binding protein — protein sequence MSADIVLSGQGLTVRFGGLVALNNVDFEVARGEILGIIGPNGAGKSTLFNLITGIYQPTSGAVTLEGRALSGVPTHRIAAMGIARTFQSSRLFSDLSVLDNVIIGMHTRTRCGVFDALLRPGYSRRELDGAAEQACDLLRAVSAGLYAQRERPAAELAQADRRRLEIARALASAPKVLLLDEPSSGMDDRDTDALMADIRAIAARRPELAILIIEHDMRLVAELPHRVMVIDYGQKIADGQFAEIRLMPRVQEAYLGRKASNA from the coding sequence ATGAGCGCCGATATCGTCCTGTCCGGCCAGGGCCTCACGGTTCGCTTCGGCGGCCTCGTTGCCCTCAACAATGTGGATTTCGAGGTCGCGCGCGGTGAGATCCTCGGCATCATCGGCCCCAATGGCGCAGGCAAATCCACCCTGTTCAATCTGATCACCGGCATTTACCAGCCGACCAGCGGCGCGGTGACACTTGAGGGCCGTGCGCTGAGCGGCGTGCCCACGCACCGTATCGCCGCCATGGGCATTGCCCGCACCTTCCAGTCGAGCAGACTGTTCAGCGACCTCAGCGTGCTCGACAATGTCATCATCGGCATGCATACGCGCACCCGTTGCGGCGTCTTCGATGCCCTCTTGCGGCCGGGATATTCCAGGCGTGAGCTTGATGGCGCGGCCGAGCAGGCCTGCGACCTGCTGCGCGCGGTCTCCGCTGGCCTTTATGCCCAGCGCGAGCGGCCTGCCGCCGAGCTCGCCCAGGCGGACCGCCGGAGGCTCGAAATCGCGCGCGCCCTCGCATCCGCTCCGAAGGTGCTATTGCTGGATGAGCCTTCCTCCGGCATGGACGACCGCGACACCGACGCCCTGATGGCGGATATCAGGGCCATTGCGGCGCGACGGCCGGAGCTCGCCATCCTGATCATCGAGCACGACATGCGGCTCGTCGCCGAGCTGCCTCATCGGGTGATGGTCATCGACTACGGCCAGAAGATCGCCGATGGCCAATTTGCCGAGATCCGCCTGATGCCCCGGGTGCAGGAAGCCTATCTCGGACGGAAGGCGAGCAATGCTTGA
- a CDS encoding DUF4142 domain-containing protein, with translation MAIAKWLGGLFFGLLIVTGPARAEMDDRTFMTRAMEINLAEIAIGKLGLDKAKEEAVRAYAEKMVAEHTRANEKAIALAQQLDVAAPIAPSDKDQAEYAKLQRIDEGFDKAFMDVMIKGHQEAINLFDAQANGKGPAAEFAKAMLPKLQEHLQQAQSWQGS, from the coding sequence ATGGCGATAGCAAAATGGCTGGGCGGCTTGTTCTTCGGACTTCTGATCGTTACGGGGCCCGCCCGGGCGGAAATGGACGACCGCACGTTCATGACCAGGGCCATGGAGATCAATCTCGCGGAAATCGCCATCGGCAAGCTGGGTCTGGACAAGGCCAAGGAGGAGGCCGTGCGCGCCTATGCCGAGAAGATGGTCGCTGAGCACACCCGCGCGAATGAGAAAGCCATAGCGCTGGCGCAACAGCTGGACGTTGCCGCACCCATTGCACCGAGCGACAAAGATCAAGCGGAGTATGCCAAGCTGCAGCGGATCGATGAAGGCTTCGACAAGGCCTTCATGGATGTGATGATCAAGGGCCACCAGGAGGCCATCAACCTCTTCGACGCTCAGGCCAATGGCAAAGGCCCGGCCGCGGAATTCGCGAAGGCGATGTTGCCCAAGCTCCAGGAGCACCTGCAGCAGGCCCAGAGCTGGCAAGGCAGCTAG
- a CDS encoding methylmalonyl-CoA mutase family protein — MSDRSSSPQERDKPWIFRTYAGHSSAEASNALYRKNLEKGQTGLSIAFDLPTQTGYDADHVLARGEVGKVGVPIMHLGDMRRLLDGIPLDKMNTSMTINATAPWLLALYVALADEQGVNRKTLSGTTQNDIVKEYLSRGTYVFPPAPSLRLTNDVITWAYRETPKWNPTNVCSYHLQEAGATPVQEVAYALATAQEILDGVKGSGTVSETDFPQLVGRISFFVNAGIRFITEICKLRAFAELWDEICLNRYGVTDERFRRFRYGVQVNSLGLTEQQPENNVYRILLEMLAVTLSKNARARAVQLPAWNEALGLPRPWDQQWSLRMQQVLAFETDLLEFGDIFDGSTEIARKTDEIKQAVREELARVEAMGGAIAAIETGYMKQELVKSNASRLQTIEAGERTVVGVNAFTASEPSPLSASDGNILTVPESIELEAIDSLKAWRAKRDERAVASALAELRAAATEGRDIMEPSIAAAKAGVTTGEWGETLRNVFGQYRAPTGVTGFSVIIPAQERDIAAIREKVAEASRRLGEQMKLLVGKPGLDGHSNGAEQVAVRARECGMEVIYDGIRLTPAEIVDSAQCERPHVIGLSILSGSHVPLVRDVMNRLRNAGLGDVPVVVGGIIPTEDVYVLKQCGVRSVYTPKDFALNAIMDEIVELVLSRETEAA, encoded by the coding sequence ATGTCCGACAGGTCTTCGTCCCCCCAGGAGCGAGATAAGCCGTGGATTTTCAGGACCTATGCCGGCCATTCCTCGGCTGAGGCGTCCAATGCCCTCTACCGTAAGAACCTGGAAAAAGGACAGACCGGCCTGTCGATTGCCTTCGATCTGCCGACCCAGACCGGCTATGACGCCGACCATGTTCTTGCTCGCGGGGAAGTCGGCAAGGTTGGCGTGCCCATCATGCATCTTGGCGATATGCGGCGCCTGCTCGACGGTATTCCGCTCGACAAGATGAACACCTCCATGACCATCAATGCCACGGCGCCTTGGCTTCTGGCGCTCTATGTGGCCTTGGCGGATGAGCAGGGTGTCAATCGCAAGACCCTCTCCGGCACCACCCAGAACGACATCGTCAAGGAATACCTGTCGCGCGGCACCTATGTCTTCCCGCCCGCGCCTTCCCTCAGGCTCACCAATGACGTGATCACCTGGGCCTATCGCGAGACCCCCAAGTGGAATCCGACCAATGTCTGCTCCTACCATTTGCAGGAGGCAGGCGCGACGCCTGTTCAGGAAGTGGCCTATGCCCTCGCAACCGCCCAGGAGATCCTGGACGGCGTCAAGGGCTCGGGCACGGTCAGCGAAACCGATTTCCCCCAGCTCGTCGGCCGCATCTCGTTCTTCGTCAATGCAGGCATTCGCTTCATCACCGAAATCTGCAAGCTGCGGGCCTTCGCCGAACTGTGGGACGAGATCTGCCTCAACCGCTACGGCGTCACTGACGAGCGCTTCCGCCGTTTCCGCTACGGCGTGCAGGTGAATTCGCTGGGGCTGACGGAGCAGCAGCCGGAGAATAACGTCTACCGTATTCTGCTGGAAATGCTGGCCGTCACCCTCTCCAAGAACGCCCGTGCCCGCGCGGTGCAATTGCCGGCCTGGAACGAGGCGCTCGGCCTGCCCCGGCCGTGGGACCAGCAATGGTCGCTGCGCATGCAGCAGGTTCTGGCCTTCGAGACCGACCTCCTCGAATTCGGCGACATATTCGATGGCTCGACCGAGATCGCCCGCAAGACGGACGAGATCAAGCAGGCTGTGCGGGAAGAGCTCGCCCGCGTCGAAGCCATGGGTGGCGCGATTGCCGCCATCGAAACCGGCTACATGAAGCAGGAGCTGGTGAAGTCCAACGCGAGCCGCTTGCAGACGATCGAGGCCGGCGAGCGGACCGTTGTCGGCGTCAATGCCTTCACCGCCAGCGAGCCATCGCCGCTATCTGCGAGCGACGGTAACATTCTGACGGTGCCGGAATCGATCGAACTGGAAGCCATAGATAGCCTGAAGGCGTGGCGCGCCAAACGCGATGAGCGCGCCGTCGCATCGGCCCTGGCAGAGTTGCGGGCAGCCGCCACGGAAGGCCGCGATATCATGGAGCCTTCGATTGCAGCCGCCAAAGCGGGCGTGACCACCGGTGAATGGGGCGAGACCCTGCGGAATGTCTTCGGTCAATATCGCGCCCCAACCGGCGTCACTGGTTTCAGCGTGATCATCCCAGCTCAAGAGCGGGACATTGCCGCCATTCGCGAGAAAGTGGCGGAAGCATCCCGCCGGCTTGGCGAGCAGATGAAGTTGCTGGTCGGCAAGCCCGGGCTCGATGGCCATTCGAACGGTGCCGAGCAGGTTGCGGTGCGCGCCCGCGAATGCGGCATGGAGGTGATCTACGACGGGATTCGGCTGACCCCGGCCGAGATCGTCGACAGCGCCCAGTGCGAGCGGCCCCATGTCATCGGGCTCTCGATCCTGTCCGGCAGCCATGTGCCGCTCGTGCGCGACGTCATGAACCGGCTCCGCAATGCCGGTCTCGGCGACGTGCCGGTTGTGGTGGGCGGCATCATCCCCACCGAGGATGTCTATGTCCTCAAGCAATGCGGGGTCCGCAGCGTCTACACGCCCAAGGACTTCGCCCTCAATGCCATCATGGACGAGATCGTCGAGCTGGTGCTGAGCCGGGAAACCGAGGCGGCCTGA
- a CDS encoding NAD(P)/FAD-dependent oxidoreductase: protein MQVVIIGAGFGGLACAHGLGGTSAEVTLIDKQNHHLFQPLLYQVATAALSPADIAQPVRWLVRRHNNIRVLMDEVVGLDLDEKQVRLSSGGIEPYDILVIATGSGYSYFGHDEWAQFAPGLKTIEDARALRGRLLRAFELAELTDDPDRCNALMTSVIVGGGPTGVEMAGAIAELCRWTLAGEFRRIDPTKARVLLIEAGSRILAGFPEELSAYAMQELARLGVTVLLDERVTDVRAEGVFVGDQFIAAGTLVWAAGVQASPAAAWLKLDTGRSGHVPVNADLSVRGLDNVYVLGDTAQFMQDGKPLPGLAQVAKQQGEYLGKALRRHIESGAPMPAFRFHNRGNTAVIGRHAAVFDFGKRRMKGRLAWLLWAIIHIYLLIGFQNRMLVAIQWLWRYFTGARGARLISGPLHEEMMRTERGKEVSRRSPKAASG from the coding sequence ATGCAGGTGGTGATCATCGGCGCTGGATTTGGCGGGCTTGCTTGTGCCCATGGCCTTGGCGGCACTTCTGCCGAGGTGACATTGATCGACAAACAGAACCACCATCTGTTCCAGCCGCTCCTCTATCAGGTCGCCACCGCTGCTCTCTCGCCCGCCGATATTGCCCAACCGGTGCGGTGGCTGGTGCGCCGCCACAACAATATCAGAGTGCTGATGGACGAGGTGGTGGGCCTCGATCTCGATGAGAAACAGGTGCGGCTATCATCGGGAGGCATAGAGCCTTACGACATTCTCGTGATCGCGACAGGCTCGGGCTATAGCTATTTCGGCCATGACGAATGGGCACAGTTTGCGCCCGGCCTCAAGACGATCGAAGATGCGCGCGCATTGAGGGGACGATTGCTGCGGGCCTTCGAACTGGCAGAGCTTACGGATGATCCTGACCGCTGCAACGCGCTGATGACATCGGTCATCGTGGGCGGCGGGCCTACGGGGGTCGAGATGGCCGGCGCCATCGCCGAGCTGTGCCGGTGGACATTGGCGGGCGAATTCAGGCGGATCGACCCGACCAAAGCGCGCGTTCTGCTCATCGAAGCGGGTTCGCGCATTCTCGCCGGCTTTCCCGAAGAACTCTCCGCCTATGCGATGCAGGAGCTCGCACGGCTTGGTGTGACAGTGCTTCTCGATGAGCGGGTCACCGATGTTCGTGCAGAGGGAGTCTTCGTGGGAGACCAATTCATCGCCGCCGGCACATTGGTATGGGCAGCGGGGGTGCAAGCCTCACCGGCAGCGGCGTGGCTCAAGCTCGACACCGGCCGCAGTGGACATGTTCCGGTCAATGCGGATCTGTCCGTGCGCGGGCTCGACAATGTCTATGTGCTCGGTGATACCGCGCAGTTCATGCAGGATGGCAAACCACTGCCGGGACTTGCACAAGTGGCAAAGCAGCAAGGGGAGTATCTGGGCAAAGCGCTCCGACGGCATATCGAATCCGGCGCACCGATGCCAGCCTTCCGCTTCCATAATCGCGGCAATACGGCCGTGATCGGCCGGCATGCCGCCGTTTTCGACTTTGGCAAGCGGCGGATGAAGGGGCGGCTCGCCTGGCTGCTCTGGGCGATCATCCACATCTATCTGCTCATAGGGTTCCAGAATCGGATGCTGGTGGCGATCCAGTGGCTCTGGCGCTATTTCACGGGCGCGCGTGGTGCGCGGCTGATCAGTGGTCCGCTTCACGAGGAGATGATGCGGACAGAGCGCGGTAAAGAGGTCAGCCGGCGATCGCCGAAGGCTGCGAGCGGCTAA
- a CDS encoding ABC transporter ATP-binding protein: MLELSGVSTNYGVVAMLRDVSLKVAPGELVCLLGPNGAGKTTTFRAVSGLLPLAEGKIEVLGADIASMRTEALAGRGIGFVPEGRRLFPELTVHENIKLGFDASGSRENFAQRLDAMAALFPRIRERINQQAGTLSGGEQAMVALARALVGAPKLVIMDEPSLGLSPKLIDEYFEIVAEVNRQGTTILLIEQNAETALSIAHRGYLLVKGRIAAAGTSRELLGNDIVRKLYL, encoded by the coding sequence ATGCTTGAGCTAAGCGGCGTCAGCACCAATTACGGCGTCGTCGCCATGCTGCGCGATGTGTCCCTCAAAGTGGCGCCGGGTGAGCTCGTATGCCTGCTGGGACCGAACGGTGCCGGCAAGACCACCACCTTCCGGGCGGTTTCGGGCCTCTTGCCGCTGGCCGAGGGTAAGATCGAGGTGCTTGGCGCCGATATCGCGAGCATGCGGACTGAAGCGCTGGCTGGCCGCGGCATCGGCTTTGTGCCCGAGGGGCGGCGCCTCTTTCCGGAGCTCACTGTCCACGAGAACATCAAGCTCGGCTTTGACGCATCCGGCAGCCGTGAGAATTTCGCCCAGCGCCTTGACGCAATGGCCGCGCTGTTCCCGCGCATTCGCGAACGCATCAACCAGCAAGCCGGCACGCTGTCCGGTGGCGAGCAGGCCATGGTCGCCCTCGCACGCGCACTCGTTGGGGCACCCAAGCTCGTCATCATGGATGAACCCTCCCTCGGCCTCTCGCCCAAGCTGATCGACGAATATTTCGAGATCGTCGCCGAGGTGAACCGGCAGGGCACCACCATTCTTCTGATCGAGCAGAATGCGGAAACCGCCCTGTCGATCGCCCATCGCGGCTATCTCTTGGTGAAAGGCCGCATCGCCGCCGCCGGCACCTCTCGAGAGCTGCTCGGCAACGATATCGTTCGCAAGCTCTATCTCTAG
- a CDS encoding DUF2243 domain-containing protein has translation MSRFRRSIWAAYLLGFGLGGFFDGILLHQILQWHHLLSLVEGAGDLRAQVVYDGLFHALMYVIAFAGLVLLLKGQGELSDMPGSAVLVGSALIGFGLWHVIDAVLSHWVLGIHRIKLDSPNPLLWDLIWVIVFGLVPMVLGWVLRNRAHEDGRGAGIAASCLVAVAAAAGWWAALGPQDARSAVVVFPSSMSETAALTAIAEAQGRVLWTTKGIWAVRWDDAEPRPYSLYGRGAVLVSNSFLGVGCLAWSKL, from the coding sequence ATGTCGCGATTTCGCCGCTCCATCTGGGCGGCCTATCTCCTGGGCTTTGGTCTCGGTGGTTTCTTCGACGGCATCCTGCTGCACCAGATCCTGCAGTGGCACCATTTGCTGAGCCTCGTCGAGGGTGCGGGCGATCTTCGCGCGCAGGTCGTCTATGACGGGCTGTTTCATGCGCTAATGTACGTGATCGCATTTGCCGGGCTCGTGCTGCTGCTGAAAGGGCAAGGTGAACTGAGTGACATGCCCGGCAGTGCTGTTCTTGTGGGCAGTGCGCTCATCGGCTTCGGTCTTTGGCATGTGATCGATGCCGTTCTCTCCCACTGGGTTCTCGGCATCCACCGAATCAAGCTCGACAGTCCCAATCCGCTTCTTTGGGATCTCATCTGGGTCATCGTGTTCGGGCTCGTGCCGATGGTGCTCGGCTGGGTTTTGCGCAACAGGGCTCATGAAGACGGGCGTGGCGCCGGGATTGCCGCGAGCTGTCTTGTGGCTGTAGCGGCGGCGGCGGGCTGGTGGGCGGCTCTCGGGCCGCAGGATGCCCGCAGTGCTGTCGTCGTCTTCCCAAGCAGCATGAGCGAAACCGCCGCGCTCACCGCGATTGCGGAGGCGCAAGGCCGAGTTCTTTGGACCACCAAGGGTATTTGGGCGGTGCGATGGGACGATGCGGAGCCGCGCCCATACTCGTTGTACGGGAGGGGCGCTGTTCTCGTCAGCAATTCGTTTCTCGGGGTGGGCTGCCTTGCCTGGAGCAAGCTGTAG
- a CDS encoding manganese catalase family protein, with amino-acid sequence MFYTDGKLQYPVRVETPNPVFARALQQAIGGVEGEIRVAMQYMFQAFGSRGPTKYRDMLLNTATEELGHIEMLATAVALNLEGAPLSLQEDVSKNPVAGSVLNGIDFRQLLSTGLAALPSDANGVPFDCSHVYASGNIAGDMYANVTAEATGRTLAVRLYNMTDDPGMKDMLSFLIARDTMHQQQWLAVIEELGGSAAQLPVPNSFDQSKEQSDFSYVYLGHMVDGSIPEGRWSNGESIDGKGQFSARASEPLGDKPSLAPARPDSGAQTDQTSKSGMSGMIGQLEGAVERNL; translated from the coding sequence ATGTTCTACACTGACGGAAAGCTGCAATATCCCGTACGGGTCGAAACGCCCAACCCGGTATTCGCCCGCGCGCTGCAACAGGCCATCGGCGGGGTCGAGGGCGAGATCCGGGTGGCCATGCAATATATGTTTCAAGCCTTTGGCTCGCGCGGTCCCACGAAATACCGCGACATGTTGCTGAACACGGCAACCGAGGAGCTGGGCCATATCGAGATGCTGGCGACCGCGGTCGCGCTCAACCTCGAGGGCGCGCCTCTATCGCTGCAGGAGGATGTATCGAAAAACCCGGTGGCCGGCAGCGTGCTGAATGGCATCGACTTCCGCCAGTTGCTCTCGACCGGGCTTGCGGCACTGCCTTCTGACGCGAATGGTGTGCCCTTCGACTGCTCCCACGTCTATGCCTCCGGCAATATCGCTGGCGACATGTACGCCAATGTCACCGCGGAAGCGACCGGCCGCACCCTCGCCGTTCGCCTTTACAACATGACCGACGACCCTGGCATGAAGGACATGCTGTCCTTTCTGATCGCACGTGACACCATGCACCAGCAGCAATGGCTGGCGGTGATCGAAGAGCTCGGCGGCTCGGCCGCTCAGCTGCCCGTCCCCAACAGCTTTGACCAGAGCAAGGAGCAGTCGGATTTCTCCTATGTCTATCTCGGCCATATGGTGGATGGCTCGATTCCGGAAGGCCGCTGGAGCAATGGCGAATCCATTGATGGCAAGGGCCAGTTCTCTGCCCGCGCCTCCGAGCCTCTGGGTGACAAGCCATCCCTCGCACCGGCCCGGCCTGATAGTGGTGCTCAGACGGATCAGACCTCAAAATCCGGAATGAGTGGTATGATCGGTCAGCTCGAGGGTGCCGTTGAGCGCAATCTCTGA
- the ccrA gene encoding crotonyl-CoA carboxylase/reductase, protein MSAVASVVANAANINAPKKDLYDIGEIPPLGHVPSKMHAWVIRRDRHGPPEEAMQLEVVPTWEIDSDEVLVLVMAAGVNYNGIWAGLGKPISTFDVHKQPYHIAGSDASGIVWAVGSKVKRWKVGDEVIIHCNQDDGDDEECNGGDPMFSASQRIWGYETPDGSFAQFCRVQSRQLMPRPQHLTWEESACYTLTLATAYRMLFGHRPHILRPGHNVLVWGASGGLGSMAVQLCATAGASAIGVISEEDKRDYVMSLGARGVINRKDFNCWGQMPQVGTEDYANWLKNVREFGKAIWNITGKGVNVDFVFEHPGEATFPVSCFVVKRGGMVVFCAGTTGFNITFDARYVWMHQKRIQGSHFAHLKQAAQANQLVINRRIDPCMSEVFSWLDIPKAHTRMWKNEHRPGNMAVLVSAPRTGLRTFDDVLEASTR, encoded by the coding sequence ATGAGCGCAGTCGCCTCTGTGGTCGCCAATGCCGCCAATATCAATGCACCGAAGAAAGACCTTTACGATATCGGCGAAATTCCTCCGCTGGGCCATGTGCCCTCGAAAATGCATGCCTGGGTGATCCGGCGCGACCGGCACGGGCCGCCCGAAGAGGCCATGCAGTTGGAGGTGGTGCCCACTTGGGAGATCGACAGCGACGAGGTGCTGGTGCTGGTGATGGCCGCCGGCGTCAATTACAACGGGATCTGGGCCGGGCTCGGCAAACCCATTTCCACTTTCGACGTTCATAAGCAGCCCTATCACATCGCCGGGTCGGACGCGTCCGGCATCGTCTGGGCGGTCGGCTCCAAGGTGAAGCGCTGGAAGGTCGGCGACGAGGTCATCATCCATTGCAATCAAGATGATGGCGATGACGAGGAGTGCAATGGCGGCGACCCGATGTTCTCGGCATCCCAGCGCATCTGGGGTTATGAGACGCCGGATGGCTCCTTCGCTCAATTCTGCCGGGTGCAGTCGCGCCAATTGATGCCGCGGCCGCAGCACCTCACCTGGGAAGAATCCGCCTGCTACACGCTTACGCTCGCCACGGCCTATCGCATGCTGTTCGGCCATCGCCCGCATATTCTCAGGCCCGGGCATAACGTGCTGGTGTGGGGTGCCTCCGGCGGGCTCGGCTCCATGGCGGTGCAGCTGTGCGCGACAGCAGGGGCATCCGCCATCGGGGTGATCTCGGAAGAGGATAAGCGCGACTATGTGATGTCGCTCGGCGCGCGCGGCGTGATCAACCGCAAGGACTTCAATTGCTGGGGGCAGATGCCGCAGGTCGGCACGGAGGATTATGCCAACTGGCTGAAGAATGTGCGCGAGTTCGGCAAGGCGATCTGGAACATTACCGGCAAGGGCGTGAATGTTGATTTCGTCTTCGAGCATCCGGGGGAGGCAACCTTCCCGGTCTCCTGCTTCGTGGTGAAGCGCGGCGGCATGGTGGTGTTCTGTGCCGGGACCACCGGGTTCAACATCACCTTCGATGCGCGCTATGTCTGGATGCATCAGAAGCGTATCCAGGGGTCGCATTTCGCGCATCTCAAGCAGGCAGCCCAAGCGAACCAGCTGGTCATCAACCGGCGGATCGATCCCTGCATGTCGGAAGTGTTCTCCTGGCTCGACATCCCCAAGGCGCATACCCGCATGTGGAAGAACGAGCATCGGCCCGGCAACATGGCGGTGCTGGTCTCGGCGCCTCGTACGGGCCTGCGCACCTTTGACGACGTGCTCGAGGCTTCGACCCGCTAA